Proteins co-encoded in one Nicotiana sylvestris chromosome 7, ASM39365v2, whole genome shotgun sequence genomic window:
- the LOC138874048 gene encoding uncharacterized protein, translating to MALNLEDPGAFTIPCTIGSADFANALCELGASIILMPNSVFKTLGIGQPRPTSMRLEMMDRTMKRPLGIIDDVLVRVDKFILPADFVILDCEVDYEVPIILGRPFLNTVNALVGVEAGELSFRVGDEKVVFHVCKSMKQLNSTEVCSFVDLVIAVIVDDTSAMINVEDPLEAVFLNLDGNDDEGRVECMNALHGMGSYSYEPRKLFLDHENRKTPPTKPSIEEPPVLELNPLPPYLRYEFLGSNSTLPVILSSCLTNMQVDATLVVLQE from the coding sequence atggctctaaatcttgaagatcccggtgctttcaccattccttgcaccattgggagtgcggattttgccaacgCTCTATGTGAGTTGGGTGCTAGTATCATTTTGATGCCcaactcagttttcaaaactttgggtattgggcaacctaggccgacttccatgagattggaAATGatggatagaacgatgaagagaccattgggtattattgatgatgtgcttgtccgggtggacaaatttatcttgccagctgactttgtgatcttggattgtgaggtggattatgaagttcctatcattttggggagacctttccttaaTACGGTGAATGCCTTAGTTggtgtggaagcaggggaactcagcttccgggtgggtgatgaaaaagtggtctttcatgtttgcaaatcaatgaagcagctcAACAGtactgaggtgtgctcttttgtggacctcgtcatagcagtgatagttgatgacaccagtgcaatgattaaTGTGGAGGATCCATTGGAGGCCGTATTCTTGAATCTTGATGGCAATGATGATGAGGGTCGAGTGGAGTgcatgaatgctttacatggaatgggctcctactcttatgagcctaggaaattatttttagaccacgagaataggaagactccaccaacaaaaccttcaattgaggagcctccagtGTTGGAATTGAATCCACTAcctccatacctcaggtatgagttcttaggctcaaattctactttgccagttattctttcctcttgtcttactaacatgcaggttgatgccacattagTGGTGCTTCAAGAGTGA